The DNA sequence TTTCTGTTACAAGAGCGGTTTTCAGAATTTCGAGATAAATAAATTTATCGCAGGCAACAATGAAGGGATCCGGTGTTTTTTTCTCGCCAAAACCAAAGACTTTCATGCCCGATTCGCGCAGACGAATAGCCAGCCGGGTGAAGTCACTATCGCTCGATACAATACAAAATCCATCAACACGGCCGGTGTACAGAATATCCATCGCGTCAATAATCATGGCGGAGTCGGTCGCATTTTTACCCGATGTGTAGCCGTATTGCTGAATGGGTGTGATGGCACTTTCGAGCAACACACTTTTCCATCCCGACAAATTGGGGCGTGTCCAGTCGCCATATATGCGTTTAAATGTAGGTACACCATATTTGGCAATCTCTTCCATCAGCCCTTTTACATTCGCAAAGGGAACATTGTCGGCATCGATGATAACAGCCAGTTTTAAATCTTTTTTGGGTTCCATTGATCAAAATTTTTCAACGTTTT is a window from the Bacteroidetes bacterium GWF2_43_63 genome containing:
- a CDS encoding Maebl codes for the protein MEPKKDLKLAVIIDADNVPFANVKGLMEEIAKYGVPTFKRIYGDWTRPNLSGWKSVLLESAITPIQQYGYTSGKNATDSAMIIDAMDILYTGRVDGFCIVSSDSDFTRLAIRLRESGMKVFGFGEKKTPDPFIVACDKFIYLEILKTALVTEIAQSIVSDKSKKSVAVSSTKVDPKTIVLIQSSVDDLADEDGWAFLGDVGTLLIKKKPDFDPRNYGFDKLTPLFKSLTDYFEIDERVTDKSFIKLVYVKSKKNAAGKQKNNNTKKP